The Heyndrickxia vini genome contains a region encoding:
- the spoIVA gene encoding stage IV sporulation protein A, which yields MEKVDIFKDIAERTGGDIYLGVVGAVRTGKSTFIKKFMELVVLPNIASEADRNRAQDELPQSAAGRTIMTTEPKFVPNQAVSVHVGDGLDVNIRLVDCVGYTVPGAKGYEDENGPRMIHTPWYEEPISFHEAAEIGTRKVIQEHSVIGVVITTDGSIGEIPRHDYVEAEERVIEELKEVGKPFIMVINSARPHHPETESLRSSLAEKYDIPVVAMSVESMREGDVLNVLREALYEFPVLEVNVNLPSWVMVLTENHWLRENYQEAVKETVKDIKRLRDVDRVVQQFSEYEFIHDAGLAGIEMGQGVAEIDLYAPDELYDQVLKEIVGVEIRGKDHLLELMQDFSHAKREYDQIADALKMVKQTGYGIASPTLGDMSLDEPEIIRQGSRFGVRLKAVAPSIHMIKVDVESEFSPIIGTEKQSEELVRYLMQDFEDNPLSIWNSDIFGRNLSSIVREGIQAKLSLMPENARYKLKETLERIINEGSGGLIAIIL from the coding sequence TTGGAAAAGGTTGATATTTTTAAAGATATCGCTGAGAGAACAGGCGGCGACATTTATTTAGGCGTAGTTGGAGCTGTACGTACTGGAAAATCGACATTTATTAAGAAATTTATGGAATTAGTGGTATTACCGAATATTGCGAGTGAAGCAGATAGAAATCGTGCACAAGATGAATTACCTCAAAGTGCTGCTGGAAGAACCATCATGACTACAGAACCGAAGTTTGTGCCAAATCAAGCTGTTTCTGTCCATGTAGGTGACGGTTTAGATGTTAATATTCGTCTTGTGGATTGTGTAGGTTACACTGTACCAGGTGCTAAAGGATATGAGGATGAAAATGGCCCCCGTATGATCCATACGCCATGGTATGAAGAACCAATTTCTTTTCATGAAGCTGCAGAAATTGGAACAAGAAAAGTTATACAAGAGCATTCGGTCATTGGTGTGGTTATTACTACAGATGGATCAATTGGAGAAATTCCAAGGCACGATTATGTTGAAGCGGAAGAAAGAGTTATTGAGGAATTAAAAGAGGTTGGAAAACCATTTATAATGGTTATCAATTCGGCTCGGCCCCATCATCCCGAAACAGAGTCCTTACGTAGTTCACTAGCCGAAAAATACGACATTCCGGTAGTAGCAATGTCGGTTGAGAGTATGCGTGAAGGTGATGTGTTGAATGTACTGCGCGAAGCGTTATACGAATTCCCAGTACTAGAAGTAAATGTGAATCTACCAAGTTGGGTAATGGTTTTAACAGAGAATCATTGGTTGCGTGAAAACTATCAAGAAGCAGTTAAAGAAACAGTTAAAGATATTAAAAGGCTAAGAGATGTAGATCGAGTTGTCCAACAATTTAGCGAGTATGAATTTATTCATGATGCCGGATTAGCAGGAATTGAGATGGGGCAAGGGGTAGCAGAAATAGATCTTTATGCACCGGATGAATTGTATGATCAAGTGCTAAAAGAAATTGTTGGTGTTGAAATTCGCGGAAAAGACCATTTACTCGAATTAATGCAGGATTTTTCACATGCTAAAAGAGAGTACGACCAAATTGCTGATGCTTTGAAAATGGTAAAACAAACAGGTTATGGAATTGCTTCACCAACCTTAGGAGATATGAGCTTGGATGAGCCTGAGATTATTCGTCAAGGTTCAAGATTCGGTGTTAGATTAAAGGCAGTTGCTCCTTCAATTCATATGATTAAAGTGGATGTTGAATCAGAGTTTTCCCCAATAATTGGGACGGAAAAACAAAGTGAAGAACTTGTTCGTTATTTAATGCAAGACTTTGAAGATAATCCGCTTTCAATCTGGAATTCCGATATTTTTGGGCGAAATTTAAGTTCAATTGTACGTGAAGGAATTCAGGCTAAACTATCCCTAATGCCGGAGAATGCACGCTATAAGCTTAAAGAAACATTAGAAAGAATAATTAACGAGGGATCGGGCGGATTGATTGCCATTATCCTTTAA
- a CDS encoding HU family DNA-binding protein encodes MNKTELINAVAESTELSKKDATKAVDAIFESIQNALANGDKVQLIGFGNFEVRERAARKGRNPQTGEEIEIAASKVPAFKPGKALKDAVK; translated from the coding sequence ATGAACAAAACAGAACTAATTAATGCTGTTGCTGAAAGCACAGAACTTTCTAAAAAGGATGCAACTAAAGCGGTTGATGCAATTTTCGAATCAATTCAAAATGCATTAGCAAATGGTGATAAAGTCCAATTAATTGGATTTGGTAACTTTGAAGTGCGTGAACGTGCTGCTCGTAAAGGACGTAATCCACAAACTGGTGAAGAAATTGAAATCGCTGCTAGCAAAGTTCCTGCATTCAAACCAGGTAAAGCGCTTAAAGATGCTGTAAAATAA
- the folE gene encoding GTP cyclohydrolase I FolE, which produces MGEINRGQIEEAIRLIIEAVGEDPNREGLLDTPKRVANMYEEIFSGINQDPKELFELVFSENYEELVLVKDIPFYSICEHHLVPFFGKAHIAYLPRNGKVTGLSRLARAIETVAKRPQLQERITSTVADAINEKLDPHGVMVVIEAEQMCMTMRGVKKPGSKTITTAVRGSFETDQYARSEILTLIKS; this is translated from the coding sequence ATGGGAGAGATAAACCGCGGACAAATTGAAGAAGCAATCCGGCTCATTATAGAAGCAGTTGGAGAAGATCCAAATAGAGAAGGGTTACTAGACACACCAAAACGAGTAGCAAATATGTATGAAGAAATATTTAGTGGAATTAATCAAGATCCAAAGGAGTTATTTGAACTTGTATTTAGTGAAAATTATGAGGAACTTGTTTTAGTTAAGGACATCCCATTTTATTCAATTTGTGAACATCATCTCGTACCTTTCTTTGGAAAAGCCCATATCGCTTATTTACCACGAAACGGAAAAGTTACCGGTCTAAGTAGGCTTGCCCGCGCAATCGAAACAGTTGCCAAACGCCCACAATTACAGGAACGTATTACCTCTACTGTAGCAGATGCTATTAATGAAAAACTAGATCCACATGGTGTAATGGTAGTTATAGAGGCTGAGCAAATGTGCATGACGATGAGAGGTGTGAAAAAACCCGGTTCAAAAACAATAACAACAGCGGTTCGCGGTTCTTTTGAAACCGATCAATATGCTCGCTCGGAAATTTTGACATTAATTAAATCTTAA
- a CDS encoding heptaprenyl diphosphate synthase component 1 encodes MRKKWGLREMNLQERMQQVASIKENIQQKISQNYLMQYIDKPYIDEDRIMILIESLTALKLPVASIERYVTTAMLIQIALDTHDKVNNTNESLKKQQLTVLAGDYYSGLYYKLLAEVENVPLISSLANGIKLVNEYKIILYRMEDNSLKDYIHTLKKTESTIVSKFIRFFGFNDLSLLSEEILLLNKLLREKEKALEGKASFFFEALKKFIFPADQDSFHQLSNDNKNVLIQTCQKYIKQTKDTILNAKEQVKLNELMDQRITILLNQESGS; translated from the coding sequence TTGAGGAAGAAATGGGGATTAAGGGAAATGAACTTGCAAGAAAGGATGCAACAAGTTGCTTCAATCAAAGAAAATATTCAACAAAAAATATCACAAAATTATTTAATGCAGTACATAGATAAGCCGTACATTGATGAGGATCGTATTATGATTCTTATTGAAAGCTTAACTGCACTAAAACTACCTGTTGCAAGTATTGAGCGCTATGTAACAACGGCTATGCTCATTCAAATTGCCCTTGATACCCATGATAAAGTAAATAATACGAACGAGTCGTTAAAAAAACAGCAACTAACAGTTCTTGCGGGGGATTATTATAGCGGATTATATTATAAACTATTAGCAGAGGTAGAAAATGTTCCGCTAATAAGTTCTTTGGCTAATGGCATTAAACTTGTCAATGAATATAAAATAATATTGTATCGAATGGAAGACAATAGCCTTAAAGATTATATTCATACATTAAAGAAAACTGAATCAACAATCGTATCAAAATTTATCCGATTTTTTGGATTTAATGATTTGTCGCTATTAAGCGAAGAAATACTTTTGTTAAATAAACTATTAAGGGAAAAAGAAAAAGCTTTAGAAGGCAAAGCCTCCTTCTTTTTTGAAGCATTAAAGAAGTTTATTTTCCCTGCGGATCAAGATTCTTTTCATCAGCTTTCGAATGATAATAAGAATGTCTTAATTCAGACATGTCAAAAATACATAAAGCAAACAAAAGATACTATTTTGAATGCGAAGGAACAGGTTAAACTTAATGAACTAATGGATCAGAGGATAACAATACTCCTTAATCAGGAATCAGGAAGCTAA
- a CDS encoding demethylmenaquinone methyltransferase produces the protein MQSKEERVHHVFESIYDNYDKMNSVISFQQHLKWRKDTMNKMAVGKGKKALDVCCGTGDWTIALADSVGPDGKVVGLDFSKNMLKIADEKVQTLGLKQVEIIHGNAMELPFDDDTFDYVTIGFGLRNVPDYLHVLKEMNRVLKPGGIAVCLETSHPTLLGYRQLFNFYFRFIMPIMGKLFAKSYKEYSWLQESARDFPGMKELAILFERAGFKNIQYKSYSGGAAASHIGYKEKR, from the coding sequence GTGCAATCAAAAGAAGAACGTGTACATCATGTCTTTGAGTCCATATATGACAATTATGATAAAATGAATTCTGTAATTAGTTTTCAACAACATCTTAAATGGCGAAAAGATACAATGAATAAAATGGCTGTTGGAAAAGGAAAAAAAGCATTAGATGTTTGTTGTGGAACGGGAGACTGGACAATAGCATTAGCAGATTCAGTAGGACCGGATGGAAAAGTTGTGGGATTAGATTTTAGCAAGAATATGCTTAAAATTGCAGATGAAAAAGTTCAAACATTAGGTTTGAAACAGGTTGAAATTATTCATGGTAATGCAATGGAACTTCCATTTGATGACGATACATTTGATTATGTAACAATCGGGTTTGGTTTAAGAAATGTACCTGATTATTTACATGTACTAAAAGAAATGAATCGTGTCCTTAAGCCTGGTGGAATAGCTGTCTGCCTAGAAACGTCACATCCTACATTATTAGGATATCGTCAACTGTTTAATTTCTATTTTCGTTTCATAATGCCCATTATGGGTAAGTTGTTTGCCAAAAGTTATAAAGAATATTCCTGGTTGCAAGAGTCAGCAAGAGATTTTCCGGGAATGAAAGAGCTTGCGATTTTGTTTGAACGCGCCGGATTTAAAAACATTCAATATAAGTCATATAGTGGAGGTGCGGCAGCATCGCATATAGGCTATAAAGAGAAAAGATAA
- the hepT gene encoding heptaprenyl diphosphate synthase component II — translation MKLQRLYSFLKTDIDIIEKELITAIQSESALLQNASLNLIQAGGKRIRPVFVLLSAKFGNYDIERIKNVAVSLELIHMASLVHDDVIDDAELRRGKPTVKATWDNRTAMYAGDYILACSLEYMTKINNPAAHRILADTMVEVCIGEIKQIQDKYRFNQNLRDYLRRIKRKTAILIAASCQLGAIAAGTDEELHKKLYMFGYYVGMSYQITDDILDFTASEKELGKPAGGDLLQGNITLPVLYAMQNHEIAEMIEKVNESTTKNDMKYVISKIKESGAIDKSYEMSQRYLKKAMAILEKLPSNRFRNSLIDVANFIGKRKF, via the coding sequence ATGAAATTACAAAGATTGTATTCGTTTTTAAAAACGGATATCGATATTATTGAAAAAGAACTTATCACTGCGATACAATCTGAATCGGCTTTATTACAAAATGCATCTTTGAATTTGATTCAAGCTGGTGGAAAAAGAATTCGCCCTGTATTTGTTCTCCTATCAGCTAAATTTGGAAACTATGATATTGAAAGGATTAAAAATGTCGCAGTTTCTTTAGAACTTATTCATATGGCTTCATTAGTGCATGATGATGTAATTGATGATGCAGAATTACGACGCGGGAAGCCAACTGTCAAAGCTACATGGGATAACCGTACCGCAATGTACGCAGGTGATTATATTTTAGCTTGTTCCCTTGAATATATGACAAAGATAAATAACCCAGCCGCCCATCGAATTTTGGCAGATACAATGGTAGAAGTATGTATTGGGGAAATTAAACAAATACAAGATAAATATCGTTTTAATCAAAATCTAAGAGATTATCTTCGTCGAATTAAGAGAAAGACGGCAATTTTGATCGCTGCTAGTTGCCAATTAGGAGCAATTGCTGCTGGTACTGATGAGGAATTACATAAAAAATTATATATGTTCGGTTATTATGTTGGTATGTCTTATCAAATTACTGATGATATATTAGATTTTACTGCATCAGAAAAAGAACTTGGAAAACCTGCCGGTGGTGATTTGCTTCAGGGAAATATTACTTTACCTGTGTTGTATGCAATGCAGAATCACGAAATTGCAGAGATGATCGAAAAGGTCAATGAAAGTACCACTAAAAATGACATGAAATATGTTATTTCTAAAATCAAAGAATCAGGTGCCATAGATAAGTCATATGAAATGAGTCAAAGATATTTAAAGAAGGCAATGGCTATACTGGAAAAGCTTCCAAGTAATCGTTTTAGAAATTCTCTTATTGATGTTGCTAATTTTATAGGGAAACGAAAGTTTTAA
- the ndk gene encoding nucleoside-diphosphate kinase has product MEKTFLMVKPDGVQRELIGEIVSRFEKKGFHLVGAKLMSVSKELAEQHYGEHKERPFFGELVDFITSSPVFAMVWQGENVIATARQMMGSTNPKDAAPGTVRGDFGVTVGKNIIHGSDSPESAEREIGLFFKEEELVEYTKLINNWIY; this is encoded by the coding sequence ATGGAAAAGACTTTTTTAATGGTAAAACCTGATGGAGTGCAAAGAGAATTAATCGGTGAAATCGTTTCACGTTTCGAGAAAAAAGGTTTTCATCTTGTTGGAGCAAAATTGATGAGTGTTTCTAAAGAATTAGCTGAACAACATTATGGTGAACATAAAGAGCGCCCTTTCTTCGGTGAGTTAGTAGATTTCATCACTTCAAGTCCAGTATTTGCAATGGTTTGGCAAGGCGAAAATGTAATTGCAACTGCACGTCAAATGATGGGTTCTACAAATCCTAAAGATGCTGCTCCAGGGACAGTTCGTGGTGATTTTGGAGTAACAGTAGGGAAAAATATTATTCATGGTTCAGATTCACCTGAAAGTGCGGAAAGAGAAATTGGTCTTTTCTTTAAAGAAGAAGAACTCGTTGAATACACAAAATTAATAAATAACTGGATTTATTAA
- a CDS encoding CheR family methyltransferase encodes MSIDYKEFIIQVKRKTNIDLSLYKEAQMKRRLTSLYEKKGYTSFQEYFQSMNTNPEILHEFLDRMTINVSEFYRNKQRWDVLENKIFPRLLSEKKPLKIWSAASSTGEEPYTIAMVLSKYLPLSNISILATDLDINAIEKAKIGIYPERSLNEVPIEIKKKYFTAEGTFFRVSDEIKKTVSFKQHNLLADSFESNFDLIVCRNVLIYFTEEAKDLLYHKFNSALRTGGTLFVGSTEQIFNPQSYHFTIEDTFFYKKL; translated from the coding sequence ATGAGTATTGATTACAAAGAATTTATCATCCAAGTAAAAAGAAAAACAAATATTGATTTGTCTTTATATAAAGAGGCACAAATGAAGAGACGGTTAACATCATTGTATGAAAAAAAAGGGTACACTTCATTTCAGGAATACTTTCAATCGATGAATACAAATCCTGAAATTTTACATGAATTTCTAGACAGAATGACTATAAACGTATCTGAATTTTATCGTAATAAACAAAGATGGGACGTTTTAGAAAATAAAATATTCCCACGTTTATTATCCGAGAAGAAACCATTAAAAATATGGTCTGCTGCTTCTTCAACCGGTGAGGAACCTTATACAATAGCGATGGTACTATCTAAGTATTTACCTTTATCGAATATTTCTATTTTGGCTACTGATTTAGACATTAACGCAATAGAAAAAGCAAAAATCGGAATCTACCCTGAAAGATCATTAAATGAGGTTCCCATCGAAATAAAGAAAAAGTATTTTACTGCGGAAGGAACATTTTTTCGTGTATCGGACGAGATAAAAAAAACGGTGTCTTTTAAACAGCACAATTTACTTGCTGATTCTTTTGAATCGAATTTTGATTTAATCGTATGCAGAAATGTTTTAATTTATTTTACTGAAGAAGCTAAAGATCTACTTTATCATAAATTTAATTCCGCACTTCGAACTGGTGGAACTTTATTTGTAGGAAGTACTGAACAAATCTTTAATCCGCAATCATATCATTTTACAATTGAAGATACTTTTTTTTATAAGAAATTATAA
- the aroC gene encoding chorismate synthase, whose product MRYLTSGESHGPQLTTIIEGLPAGMPLVAEDINYELARRQKGHGRGRRMQIETDRANIVSGVRHGYTLGSPLTIAVENNDWKHWTKIMGIAPLEEGQADEIKRKVTRPRPGHADLVGGMKYGHRDMRNVLERSSARETTVRVAAGAVAKKLLTLLGIEVAGHVLEIGGIRANPAEYTSLQELKEKTEKSPVRCYDEKAEVKMMEAIDQAKKDGDSIGGIVEVIVEGVPSGIGSYVHYDRKLDAKIASAIVSINAFKGVEFGLGFEMARKPGSQVHDEIIWNKETGYERKTNRLGGFEGGMTTGMPIVVRGVMKPIPTLYKPLQSVDIDSKESFTASIERSDSCAVPAASVVAEAVVAWEVADAIVNQYYSDRFSTLKELIEQEKINGRSF is encoded by the coding sequence ATGAGGTATTTAACATCGGGTGAATCACATGGCCCGCAGCTCACAACAATTATTGAAGGCTTGCCAGCAGGTATGCCACTCGTAGCTGAAGATATTAATTACGAACTTGCCCGAAGACAAAAAGGTCACGGCCGGGGAAGAAGAATGCAAATTGAAACAGACCGTGCCAATATTGTTAGTGGTGTCCGTCATGGATATACTCTTGGTTCTCCGCTAACGATTGCCGTGGAGAATAACGATTGGAAACACTGGACGAAGATTATGGGAATAGCTCCATTAGAGGAAGGACAAGCAGATGAAATTAAAAGAAAAGTAACCCGTCCGAGACCAGGGCATGCAGATTTAGTTGGAGGTATGAAATATGGTCATCGTGACATGCGAAATGTCTTGGAAAGATCCTCGGCGAGAGAAACTACTGTAAGAGTTGCTGCCGGAGCGGTGGCTAAAAAGCTTTTAACATTATTAGGTATTGAAGTAGCTGGACATGTTTTAGAGATTGGTGGAATTCGTGCGAATCCCGCTGAATATACTTCTTTACAAGAATTAAAAGAAAAAACCGAGAAATCGCCGGTGCGCTGCTACGATGAGAAAGCTGAAGTTAAAATGATGGAAGCAATTGATCAAGCTAAAAAAGATGGGGATTCCATTGGCGGTATAGTGGAGGTTATCGTTGAAGGAGTACCTTCAGGAATCGGTAGTTATGTTCATTATGATCGTAAACTTGATGCGAAAATTGCAAGTGCCATCGTCAGTATTAATGCATTCAAAGGTGTAGAATTCGGCCTGGGATTTGAAATGGCAAGAAAGCCGGGCAGCCAAGTACATGATGAGATTATATGGAATAAAGAAACAGGCTATGAAAGAAAAACAAACCGTTTAGGCGGGTTTGAAGGTGGCATGACAACCGGAATGCCTATAGTTGTCCGGGGGGTTATGAAACCAATTCCTACTTTATATAAACCTTTGCAAAGTGTGGATATTGATTCGAAGGAATCGTTTACTGCAAGTATCGAACGATCTGATAGCTGTGCAGTTCCAGCCGCAAGCGTTGTAGCGGAAGCAGTCGTTGCTTGGGAAGTAGCAGATGCAATAGTTAACCAATACTATAGTGATCGTTTTAGTACATTAAAAGAATTGATTGAGCAAGAAAAGATTAATGGCAGGTCATTTTAA
- the aroB gene encoding 3-dehydroquinate synthase, protein MEKVDICTASKNYSVYIGPDIIHLLSNSLAEYTKVMIITDETVSELHIGKIIEQFPELIVYTTPSGEKAKTFQIYEDCLSFALKHGLDRKSVILAFGGGAVGDLAGFVAATYMRGIPFIQIPTTILAHDSAVGGKVAINHSLGKNMVGAFYQPEMVIYDTNFLHSLPERQVRSGFAEVIKHGLIADPIFLQELMENLSSLNHLNNIQLSNYLKKGIEIKSAFVSKDEKETGIRAYLNFGHTLGHAIEAKADFGKLTHGESVMCGMVYALILSNNILGLTFDIQSFIQWIEKLGYKWRIPSYMEFDTLYELMKRDKKSTSGKPAFVLLKEIGKPMMMEVEKSLLEDTFYKLSE, encoded by the coding sequence ATGGAAAAAGTAGACATTTGTACAGCATCAAAAAACTATTCGGTTTATATTGGTCCTGATATAATACATCTTTTATCCAATAGTCTAGCAGAATATACTAAAGTCATGATAATTACGGATGAAACAGTCAGTGAGTTGCATATTGGGAAAATTATCGAACAATTTCCCGAGCTGATAGTTTATACCACTCCTAGTGGCGAGAAAGCAAAAACATTTCAAATATATGAAGACTGCCTATCCTTTGCATTAAAACATGGCCTGGATCGAAAATCTGTTATTCTTGCTTTCGGTGGAGGGGCAGTTGGAGATCTTGCGGGATTTGTAGCAGCTACTTATATGCGTGGGATACCGTTTATTCAGATTCCAACGACCATTTTAGCTCATGATAGTGCGGTCGGCGGAAAAGTGGCAATCAATCATTCACTCGGTAAAAACATGGTTGGAGCATTTTATCAGCCTGAGATGGTAATATACGATACGAATTTTTTACATAGTCTACCGGAAAGACAAGTTAGAAGTGGCTTTGCTGAAGTGATAAAGCATGGTTTAATCGCGGATCCAATTTTTTTGCAAGAATTAATGGAGAATTTATCATCTTTAAATCATTTAAATAATATTCAGCTATCAAATTATTTAAAAAAGGGAATTGAAATCAAATCCGCATTTGTAAGCAAAGATGAAAAAGAAACAGGAATTAGAGCATATCTGAACTTTGGACATACATTGGGACATGCAATAGAAGCAAAAGCAGATTTTGGTAAGCTTACGCATGGAGAATCAGTCATGTGTGGAATGGTATATGCTTTAATATTGAGCAATAATATCTTAGGATTAACATTTGATATCCAGTCTTTTATTCAGTGGATAGAAAAATTGGGATATAAATGGAGAATTCCTTCATACATGGAATTTGACACATTATATGAATTAATGAAGAGAGATAAAAAGTCTACATCAGGAAAGCCGGCATTTGTCCTACTGAAGGAAATCGGTAAACCAATGATGATGGAAGTTGAAAAAAGCCTTTTGGAGGATACCTTTTACAAATTATCCGAGTAA
- the aroH gene encoding chorismate mutase, protein MIRGVRGATTVSENKEKEIIDATETLVQEMIEQNDLEATNVASVFISVTDDIDATFPAKALRRFPSWTYVPVMCMKEINVDGGLPRCIRIMMHINTEKKQHEINHVYLKNTQILRPDLSKK, encoded by the coding sequence ATGATTCGCGGGGTTAGAGGAGCAACGACTGTTTCCGAAAATAAGGAAAAGGAAATAATTGATGCCACGGAAACATTAGTGCAAGAAATGATAGAACAAAATGATTTGGAAGCAACAAATGTTGCTTCTGTTTTCATATCAGTAACAGATGATATTGATGCTACTTTTCCAGCAAAAGCATTACGAAGATTCCCATCTTGGACATATGTACCGGTAATGTGTATGAAGGAAATCAATGTAGATGGGGGCTTACCACGCTGCATTCGTATCATGATGCATATTAACACCGAAAAGAAACAACATGAGATTAACCATGTATATTTAAAAAACACACAGATTCTACGGCCAGATCTTTCAAAAAAATAG
- the hisC gene encoding histidinol-phosphate transaminase gives MKWKNQIVNLHAYQPGKSIDEVKKMYNLKEIFKLASNENPYGFSNKVKKILDEDSSSTFSYYPDGYATNLREEAAKFLGVRPTQLIFSNGTDELLQIISKALLEPGKNTVMAYPTFSQYKHNAILEGAEVREIPLIDGNHDLDNMLKALDDQTAIVWLCSPNNPTGTYITNDKLMKFLQQVPKDILVVLDEAYYEYVDADDYYDALSLLDNYQNLIVTRTFSKIYGLASFRVGYGIASEEIISTLEPVRQPFNTNVLAQKVAMEALKDQEFVAKCATLNKKEMERFYAFCKKNNLHYYPSQGNFILIDFQCDSDEVFTFLLSTGYIVRSGKQLGFPTSIRVTIGTSEQNSGVMTSMEAFLEKQALKAKNI, from the coding sequence ATGAAATGGAAAAATCAAATCGTTAATTTACATGCTTATCAGCCAGGTAAATCCATTGATGAAGTGAAAAAGATGTACAATCTTAAAGAAATATTTAAATTGGCTTCTAATGAAAATCCGTATGGATTTTCTAACAAAGTAAAAAAAATTCTGGACGAAGATTCATCATCAACGTTTTCTTACTATCCTGATGGATATGCTACTAATTTGCGTGAAGAAGCGGCTAAATTCCTTGGTGTTAGACCCACCCAGCTAATCTTCTCGAATGGTACAGATGAATTATTGCAAATTATTTCAAAGGCTCTACTTGAGCCGGGAAAAAATACAGTTATGGCATACCCTACTTTTTCTCAATATAAACATAATGCAATATTGGAAGGTGCCGAAGTACGAGAAATTCCATTAATAGATGGTAATCATGATCTTGATAACATGTTAAAGGCATTGGACGATCAAACAGCTATTGTTTGGCTATGCAGTCCCAATAATCCAACAGGTACATATATCACCAATGATAAATTGATGAAATTTCTCCAACAAGTACCAAAGGATATATTAGTTGTCCTCGATGAAGCGTATTATGAATATGTTGATGCAGATGATTATTATGATGCTTTATCCCTTCTTGACAATTATCAGAATTTAATCGTTACGAGAACATTTTCAAAAATCTATGGTCTTGCAAGCTTTCGAGTGGGTTATGGAATAGCATCGGAAGAAATTATCAGCACGTTAGAACCCGTTCGCCAACCATTCAATACGAATGTTCTGGCCCAAAAGGTCGCGATGGAGGCATTAAAAGATCAAGAGTTTGTTGCAAAATGCGCTACATTGAATAAAAAAGAAATGGAACGATTTTATGCCTTTTGCAAAAAAAATAATTTACACTACTATCCATCTCAAGGGAATTTTATTTTAATTGATTTTCAGTGCGATAGCGACGAAGTTTTTACATTTTTACTATCAACGGGTTACATCGTCCGGTCAGGGAAGCAATTAGGATTTCCTACATCAATTCGTGTAACAATCGGTACGAGTGAACAAAATAGCGGTGTAATGACCTCGATGGAGGCATTTCTAGAAAAACAGGCATTAAAAGCTAAAAATATTTAA